A section of the Telopea speciosissima isolate NSW1024214 ecotype Mountain lineage chromosome 3, Tspe_v1, whole genome shotgun sequence genome encodes:
- the LOC122654729 gene encoding protein NUCLEAR FUSION DEFECTIVE 6, mitochondrial-like, translated as MAVNLARRSLISSSASATRILSGCKSSSSSSSFVSGASKVGGFTPARPTSHVSRHKLSVFSRLPMELGCAQSLMPLHSVTASALFTSMLSLKGGNWGWLSEGFATPL; from the exons ATGGCAGTTAATTTGGCAAGACGATCTCTTATAAGCTCCTCTGCATCTGCAACAAGAATCCTAAGCGGGtgcaaatcatcatcatcatcatcatcttttgTTTCTGGAGCGAGTAAGGTTGGAGGATTCACTCCTGCAAGGCCCACTTCTCATGTTTCTCGGCATAAGCTTTCCGTTTTCTCCAG GCTGCCAATGGAGTTAGGTTGTGCACAGTCTTTGATGCCATTGCACAGTGTTACTGCTTCAGCATTGTTCACCTCAATGCTTTCTTTAAAGGGTGGAAACTGGGGATGGCTCTCCGAag
- the LOC122654143 gene encoding polygalacturonase 1 beta-like protein 3, with the protein MQRQRQHRFGLSLFVFIVFFLLSLNVSCAGTTQKSTGLSVGQDNPFTAKASLIRYWNNKISNNLPKPSFLLSKASPLNAIESSYLTKLSQDSNALSSHLQSFCSSANLFCFPDLGASLEKHDSSVNFALYMDKNFTNYGNSQLGGTDSFKNYSDNLNIPVNSFRRYSRDSNGHNDKFANYGPNGNVVDQSFNTYGDGAIRGSGDFKNYNEFVNVPDLRFTTYDTEANGRKQTFTTYGHESNAGGESFVNYGKKGNGVPTDFTSYGNGTNVEGSSFASYGESGNSANDSFTSYAFNSNNVGNNFKSYGDGGNSGTDKFSSYRDQANVGDDSFQSYAKNSNSGKVDFSNYGNSFNEGTDKFKGYGKGSTGHSVGFKQYGVNNTFTEYSKSGITFAKYKNKTPQSETESKTKSAQSKNRWVEPGKFFRESMLKQGTVMPMPDIKDKMPKRSFLPRSIASKLPFSTSQISELKQIFHASENSSMEKILQNTVQECERAPSSGETKSCVSSVEDMIDFAVSVLGHDVVVRSTESVKGSKQDVMIGTVKGINGGKITKSVSCHQSLFPYMVYYCHSVPKVRVYEADILDAKTKVKINHGVAICHIDTSAWSPTHGAFLALGSAPGRIEVCHWIFENDMTWATSD; encoded by the exons ATGCAGAGGCAGAGACAACACAGATTCGGTCTTTCTCTGTTCGTATTTATCGTCTTCTTTCTCTTATCCTTGAAt GTCTCTTGCGCCGGAACTACCCAGAAATCTACCGGTTTATCGGTGGGACAAGACAACCCATTCACCGCCAAAGCATCTCTGATTCGTTACTGGAACAATAAGATCAGCAATAACTTACCCAaaccatcttttcttctctccaaGGCTTCTCCTCTGAACGCCATCGAATCCTCCTACCTCACCAAACTCTCCCAAGACAGTAATGCTCTCTCCTCTCACCTTCAATCCTTCTGTTCCTCAGCCAATCTGTTCTGTTTCCCTGACTTGGGGGCGAGTTTGGAGAAGCATGACTCATCTGTCAACTTCGCCTTGTATATGGATAAGAACTTCACCAACTATGGAAACTCGCAACTCGGCGGCACCGATTCATTCAAGAACTACTCTGATAACTTGAATATCCCCGTCAATTCGTTTAGGCGATACAGTCGAGACTCTAATGGTCACAACGACAAGTTTGCAAATTACGGCCCTAACGGCAACGTAGTCGATCAGAGCTTCAACACTTACGGCGACGGTGCTATTCGTGGTTCTGGCGATTTCAAGAACTACAATGAATTCGTCAATGTTCCAGACCTCCGCTTCACTACTTATGATACGGAGGCTAATGGGCGGAAACAGACTTTCACTACTTATGGCCACGAGTCGAACGCAGGGGGCGAGAGTTTTGTCAACTATGGCAAGAAGGGTAATGGCGTACCAACTGACTTCACCAGTTACGGCAACGGAACCAATGTTGAAGGTTCGAGCTTCGCTTCCTATGGCGAATCAGGCAATAGCGCAAACGACTCGTTCACGTCGTACGCCTTCAACAGCAACAACGTAGGCAACAATTTCAAAAGCTACGGCGATGGTGGGAACTCTGGTACGGATAAGTTCAGCAGTTACAGAGATCAAGCAAACGTGGGGGACGATTCATTTCAATCCTACGCTAAGAACTCGAATTCTGGTAAAGTGGATTTCTCCAATTATGGTAATTCTTTCAACGAAGGCACCGACAAGTTCAAGGGCTACGGCAAGGGATCGACTGGTCACTCAGTCGGATTCAAACAATATGGGGTGAACAACACTTTCACGGAATACAGCAAATCCGGTATCACCTTCGCCAAATACAAGAACAAAACTCCACAATCTGAAACTGAAAGTAAAACAAAATCAGCTCAATCGAAGAACAGGTGGGTAGAACCAGGGAAGTTCTTCCGTGAATCGATGCTGAAACAGGGGACTGTAATGCCGATGCCCGACATTAAAGACAAGATGCCGAAGAGATCGTTCTTACCTCGTTCCATCGCATCGAAACTACCATTCTCAACTTCCCAAATTTCGGAGCTGAAACAGATCTTCCATGCGTCAGAGAACTCAAGCATGGAGAAGATCCTTCAAAACACTGTTCAGGAGTGCGAGAGAGCACCAAGCAGCGGCGAGACCAAGAGCTGCGTGAGCTCTGTCGAGGACATGATCGATTTCGCCGTTTCGGTGTTGGGTCACGACGTGGTGGTTCGGAGTACGGAAAGCGTGAAGGGGTCAAAGCAAGATGTGATGATCGGAACGGTCAAAGGAATCAACGGTGGGAAAATCACCAAGTCAGTTTCCTGTCATCAGAGCTTATTCCCTTACATGGTTTATTACTGCCATTCGGTTCCTAAAGTTAGGGTTTACGAGGCGGATATCTTGGATGCCAAAACAAAGGTCAAGATTAACCATGGAGTTGCAATCTGTCACATTGACACGTCAGCATGGAGCCCAACTCATGGTGCTTTTCTGGCCTTGGGCTCTGCACCTGGACGAATTGAGGTGTGTCATTGGATCTTCGAGAACGACATGACTTGGGCTACTTCTGACTGA
- the LOC122654728 gene encoding uncharacterized protein At4g28440-like, with the protein MAEAKAGMRKPVFTKIDQLRPGTSGHTLTVKVVSSKMVLQKGRPDGPQVRQMRIAECLVGDETGIIVFTARNDQVDLMKPDTTVILRNAKIDMFKGSMRLAVDKWGRVEVTEPASFTVKEDNNLSLVEYELVNVVEE; encoded by the exons ATGGCTGAAGCTAAAGCTGGAATGAGGAAACCAGTGTTCACCAAGATTGATCAACTACGGCCGGGAACTAGTGGGCACACTCTTACTGTGAAGGTGGTGAGCTCGAAGATGGTGTTGCAGAAGGGCCGCCCTGATGGGCCACAAGTACGTCAGATGCGCATAGCGGAATGCTTGGTTGGTGATGAGACTGGCATAATTGTTTTTACAGCCAGGAACGACCAGG TGGACTTGATGAAACCTGATACAACTGTAATTCTACGCAATGCGAAAATCGACATGTTCAAGGGATCAATGAGGCTTGCTGTAGACAAGTGGGGCCGTGTTGAAGTGACTGAGCCTGCAAGCTTCACTGTGAAGGAAGATAATAACCTGTCACTGGTGGAATATGAACTGGTGAATGTTGTTGAAGAGTGA